The DNA segment CAGTctctgaaatttttctttttagaaaattTGTAATGCCTACTGTACCCAATATTAGTGGCTATTTTTATAagaaatatcatccatccattatcaaaccaacTTGATCCATTTCAGGGAAATCTTATAAATTTGCAGGATTAGACACTTGTAAGAATGAACCCATACTAAGAGATCAGTGCGTTGGTTACcacaatgtttttatatatggTATCGAATAATCTGCGGAATATATAAATGCTTTTCAGGCTTTGTCACCTCATAAACCCTGAATAGGATTAACAAAAAGAAACTGGATTAGGTGACATGATTTAATGTCCACAATGTATTCATATTTAGTTTCTGTTcactcattcatccatccatccatccatccatccatccatccatccatccattatatgcaCTGTACCAAGTTAATCCAGTTTAAGTGTGTCCTCCTATTCATTCTTCACTTGGAATAGGTGATGTTTCATGCCTGCACAGTGTGCTCTCCTGATAGTTACCAGTGGTGTTTAACAAAACTTACCACCATTTGTAACTGCATGCATTAATAAGGTAAGACAAACACAAAGTGGGGGTGCTGGtcaccagacagaggagcagctgtcctgctccactgacagactgaggagatcgttcctcccccacactatgcaactcttcagttccacccgggggttaaatgttaacattatacagttactgtctgttatacctgcatttttatcactctttcatttaatattgtgttttatcagtatgctgctgctggagaatgtgaatttccccttgggattaataaagtatctctatctatctatctatgaaatatTTTCACATCTGTCCCCTTTCCATGTATTACAGTAGTGTCATCATCATATGATAATGTTAATCTTTTCCTTCAGGGTCCTTTCCACAGTTGGACATTGCACAACTTGAATCGATGAGTTTATGGGTTACAGGCAGAGCAAacacagtttgcatttatctatTGCCTTCTTGGTGATTAGCAAACAGAGCAAATTAACTGGGAGCTCAGCATACTGCAGAATGTTGGTGGGCATTAGAACTGGTTCTTCTTGGAATAAGCCAAGCAACATAAAACTTTGCTTTCTTGCTGTCTCCATTATTCAGCGATTGTTGCCTATTTGACTCTGGGCTGCTCTTTCTTTCCTGAATCTAACTTGCACATCTGGCATTTCTTCGTCCACGTATGGCTTTACTCTCACTTTCCTGATTATGAACATTTTCTATATATAGCAACATGCTGATGTCCACAGCTTAACTGAATTATTTTTGAGGATGACGTTGGTACATGCCCTTTCCGGGTTTAGTTCTCATCTTGTGCCTGATGATGTCTATGAAACTGATTAAGATATAATAGTTCAGGATTTAATCAGATTGATAATTGATGGAAGGAACAATGTTGTCAATATCCACTGGTATTCATCATTACCAATTGAAATTAAGTTGGTCAATAAAAGCAAATAATGACTAATTGTTCTTCTTGTGCATGTGTGGCACAGGTCACTCAAACTGCCCTGCAACTCTAGCTAATTTCCAAAGCTGACGTATTTCTTCTCTATTTAATGTGGTAGGCCGGCCTGCCTGCCTAGTTTTCCTTTAGCATTTCCTCCAGCTTTCTATCCAGTTCGGCACTAAGGTGCTGTCTGGTTGCGTCAACCTCTTTCTTGAAATGTCTATCTCTGTTTCGGACTTGATCCTCTATATCTCGCAGTTCATGCTGAAAAACTTCCTTGATATTGCGTACTGACAGACGGATATTCTTCAATTCCGGATGCATCTCCCATCCGAGTGGATTTTTGATTCTCTTAGTCTGATGATGCATCTCTGCCTGCAGTTGCTCCTGCTGCTGTTGGATGTTTTCCACCTGTTGCTGCATTTCTCCCCACAGCTGCTTTTGCTGGTGCTGAATGGTTTCTGCCCACTTCTGCATATCGCCTTGAAGCTGCTTCTGTTGCTGCTGAATGCTTTTAGCCCGCTGCTCCATCTCTAGCCacagttgctgctgctgctgctgaatgCTCTCTGCCCACTGCTGCATTTCTAGTTTGagctgctcctgatgctgcacgTCGCTCTGCAGCTGCTCCTGCTGCTGGTGGATACATTCCACTCGTTGATGCATTTCTTCCTGAAGTTGCTCCTGCTgctgctgaatattttttgccCGCTGCCACATTTCTTCCTGTAGCTGCATCTGGTGCTGTTGGATGCTGTCTGCCCGCTGCTGCAGTTCTTGGTGGATTTGCTGTTGCTGTTTTTGGATGCTAAGGGCTCGCCCGTGCAGCTCTACTTCAAGTTGCTTTTGTTGCTTCTGTAAGTTTTCATCCCGGTACCTCATTTGTTCCAACAACTGCTCCTGTTGTTCTTGGATGCTTTTTGCCCGCTGATGTAACTCTTCTCTGAGTTGCTCCTGTTGCTGTGCTACTTCTAGGAGCTGCTTGTGCTGGTGCTGAATGCTGTCTGCCCATTGATGCATCTCCTCTCGCAGCTGCTCCTGCTGCTCTTGGATGATTTCGGCACGCTGCTGCACGCTCCCTTGGAACTGCTTCTGGGACTGCTGAATGCTCCTCACCTGCTGCTTCATCTCTCCCTGGATCTGCCTCTGTTGCTGACGGAGACACTTTGTCGCTTTGTCTTTTGATTCTAGGATAGTCAAATGCTGGAATGGCCTTTTTTGTTGAGATTCCTCCTGACACAGAATGTTTTTTGCCTCTTTCTGACGTCTTCCTGTATTCGCAGCCTGTGCCATATGCATCTCAGTAGACACACATTCATCTCTTCCAGCTATTACATTTGCCAGTCAGGCAAACAGTTGTTTTCACGGAACTGAGTAAAAGAACTAAAATTTAGATTAAAATTAACTAAACTGACGCAGTACTGCTTTAAATTCTTTCTTTTGCATGCTCTCTGGCTTCCtgatctgttttttctgtttgttattcCTCCCTTCAAAAGTAACAGAGCTATGTCCACCTTTGTAAACTATAGCAGCATGCTTGTGACATTGCAAATCTTTAATCCTGCCATCTTTTTTGGAAGTATTGCtttgtgaaattttttttaatgctgacAGCGAGATGTTCCTCGACTGTATTTGTAGGACACCatgtagaagaaaaacaaatccagCAGAAAAAGCACCTGTGAAAAGTAAAGAGAACTGCATTTAATAAAGGAAATGGGCATGCAGACTCAGATGAGAAACCAGAACACACTTGGCTTTGTGAAAGGTGACACTTTAGATGAGAACATTGGCACTACTGCAGGAGTCAGATGGATTTAATGGTGTACTCCATGTTtgcatataacattttaaaacggCTTAATCCAAcacagaagtataaagtgtacaTCCTGAAAGCAAAAAGAGGCCATCCTGCATGGGAACACATATAACCACACGTGTGGCCAGAAGCACTTTCAAAATCTTTAATCATCCTAAAATGCAAATCTCTTTGGATGTTTGAGGAAAACCTATGGAGAttaggggagaacatgcagacacccTATGAACAAAGAACTGGTGTAGGATTTGAACCAAAGGTGCCAGATCTCAGAGGCAGGAAGGAACACCATTCACTGCAACACTATGCCATCCTTCtctgtgtttgtatattttttaaaagtttttcacAACCAAGCACCTTATTATACATTCGCATCAGAAAATGCCCTCAGGTGTGTCCTAGAAAAGAGGAGGAGAACAAATCAGACATAATGTTTTATAGATGAGGAGATAGTGGCCAAGCAGAACAATTAATGTTATGTGAGAGGGAATACATTTGATAGGAGTAGGTTGGCATCTTCAATATTTGAGTGTGTGCAAAGTCTTTCATAATCTTATAATACAAAATGGTATTTGAAAGAGGGTCATTGTGGGGTTAAC comes from the Erpetoichthys calabaricus chromosome 4, fErpCal1.3, whole genome shotgun sequence genome and includes:
- the LOC127527653 gene encoding putative uncharacterized protein DDB_G0271606: MHMAQAANTGRRQKEAKNILCQEESQQKRPFQHLTILESKDKATKCLRQQQRQIQGEMKQQVRSIQQSQKQFQGSVQQRAEIIQEQQEQLREEMHQWADSIQHQHKQLLEVAQQQEQLREELHQRAKSIQEQQEQLLEQMRYRDENLQKQQKQLEVELHGRALSIQKQQQQIHQELQQRADSIQQHQMQLQEEMWQRAKNIQQQQEQLQEEMHQRVECIHQQQEQLQSDVQHQEQLKLEMQQWAESIQQQQQQLWLEMEQRAKSIQQQQKQLQGDMQKWAETIQHQQKQLWGEMQQQVENIQQQQEQLQAEMHHQTKRIKNPLGWEMHPELKNIRLSVRNIKEVFQHELRDIEDQVRNRDRHFKKEVDATRQHLSAELDRKLEEMLKEN